The window TCCTTGGCAGTCAATTTACGGCTAGACCAACGTTGGAAAAAATTAGTTGCCACTAGATCGTCCTTTCTTGTCTTTACAGCGCTTGCGCTTGAATTCAATTAACTCGCCATGTCGCCCGATGAATGCTTCCATCCACGCCTGTACAGGTAATGGGGTTTTAATGTGTAAAACTTGGTAGTCACCATCCATATAACTACTGGCGACACTTTGCGCAGCAGTAATTAATAACGGGGATAATTGTTCATTCTCTTCTTCACAAACAATGAATAAATGAGGATCTTGAGAACTAAGGTTAAAGCGATAGTCTGTGCGCTCATCACGATAAAGTGTTAAAAGTCGCTCATAACTGCCTTTAGATTCGTCAATTTCATGCACCCTGTCTTGATCGTAAAGAACAACATCTTCAATCGTCCAAGACAGTGTCGTCCAACGACCTACTTGCTTTTCTTCCGACACCAAACGAAAGGCAATAGGCCAAATAGATTCATCTTTTTGTAGTAGCTTATGTTCATCGAGTTGTTGCACACATGCTCCTTAATTCTTGTTTGTTATGTTCAACAGTGATTCTCTTTCATCGTAACTAAGCAATATTTAGACCAAGTTGAATAATTATGAGAAATAAGGAATAAATCACCTCTAAGGAGGAGGTATCATCGAATAACAAATCCGTCTAAATAAACGATCTCGTTAACTTAAAAATAAAAAATCGTTAAGTTGGAATGAACCTTGCTTTATCTCGCTCTATCTATATTTCAAGTACTAAGCTCTATATAGCATAGTGTTAATGTAAGATATGGCGAGTTCAGTATTAAGAAAGCATGACGCGCCTAAAATACTGAACCCTTAGAATAAAAACACATATAATCTGTTTACAGACATTGATGAACCAGCAGGATTTTCTGATGCCCCAATTGCCAAAAATTATAAAAACAAACTCTTCTGTCAGTCAGACAATGACCGTCGACGTGATGGATGAATACGGCGACATGATGACCAAAGAAATCGCCTGCGAGCATCCGCTTACCGTTTACTTGAATTGGATTGAAGTTGTTACCTTAATGACATTAGGTGAAAGACCGTCTGCGCTAGTGTTAGGTTATTTAAAAAACCAAGGGTTTATTGACGATATTGAAGCCATTGAATCTGTCATTATTGATTGGGACACCAATTCTGCCGCAGTCATCACTAAAGAAAACACTGACGGTTTAGAGAAGAAACTTGGTAAGAAAACCGTTACCTCAGGCTGTGGTCAAGGCACCATGTTCGGTAACGTAATGAAGAAACTAGAAGGTGTTACACTGCCTCAACCAACATTAACCCAGTCAACCTTATACGGTTTACTTGAATCCCTTACTCATCATAATGAAACCTATAAAGCCGCGGGTGCTGTTCATGGATGTGCAGTATGTAAAGACACCAGTATTTTATCTTTTGTTGAAGATGTCGGTCGTCATAACGCCGTTGATACTTTAGCCGGCGAGATGTGGTTAAAAGGCGAAACCGGTGAAGACAAGATTTTTTATACGACAGGTCGCTTAACGTCAGAAATGGTGATCAAAGTGGCGCAAATGGGGATTCCTGTTCTACTTTCTCGATCAGGGGCGACTCAGATGGGCTATGACTTAGCGAAAACATTGGGTATTACCATGATCGCCCGCGCGAAAGGAAATCGCTTTCAAGTATATAACGGCATGGATAATCTGATTTTAGATGTGAAAGGTGACGCGTCAGGCTTCAACTTAGATGATAAAGCCAAAGGTGCACATCGAGGTGATCGTTCTGGAGGTAAGGCGTAATGACCACCCGCTTTCCAGAGTTTATGAATGCTAAACAAGTCGCTGAATATTTAGATCTGAATGAAAAGAAAGTCTACTCCTTGGCAAACGATGCATTGTTACCCGCAACGAAAGTAACGGGTAAATGGCTGTTTCCTAAATCGATGCTCGATAAATGGCTATTAGAATCTTGCCATAACGGTGTGCTAAACGATCGCTTATTAATAGCGGGATCTGACGATCCTTTATTGCAGATGGTGGTCGGGAAAATGGCAAACCAATTAGGCAGTACCGCCTTAGTCGGTTATACCTCGACAGGTACTCGACAAGGGTTAGCCATGTTAAGTAAAGGGCATGTAGATATATGCGCAATTCATTGGGGGCATGCTGAAGAAGCGGCTTTGCGTCACCCTGCTTTATTACAACAATATCCGGGTCATAAAAACTGGGTGCTAATACATGCTTTCGAACGCCAACAAGGACTAGTCGTGAGTCATGACAT is drawn from Photobacterium profundum SS9 and contains these coding sequences:
- a CDS encoding DUF3305 domain-containing protein gives rise to the protein MQQLDEHKLLQKDESIWPIAFRLVSEEKQVGRWTTLSWTIEDVVLYDQDRVHEIDESKGSYERLLTLYRDERTDYRFNLSSQDPHLFIVCEEENEQLSPLLITAAQSVASSYMDGDYQVLHIKTPLPVQAWMEAFIGRHGELIEFKRKRCKDKKGRSSGN
- the fdhD gene encoding formate dehydrogenase accessory sulfurtransferase FdhD; translation: MPQLPKIIKTNSSVSQTMTVDVMDEYGDMMTKEIACEHPLTVYLNWIEVVTLMTLGERPSALVLGYLKNQGFIDDIEAIESVIIDWDTNSAAVITKENTDGLEKKLGKKTVTSGCGQGTMFGNVMKKLEGVTLPQPTLTQSTLYGLLESLTHHNETYKAAGAVHGCAVCKDTSILSFVEDVGRHNAVDTLAGEMWLKGETGEDKIFYTTGRLTSEMVIKVAQMGIPVLLSRSGATQMGYDLAKTLGITMIARAKGNRFQVYNGMDNLILDVKGDASGFNLDDKAKGAHRGDRSGGKA
- a CDS encoding helix-turn-helix transcriptional regulator encodes the protein MTTRFPEFMNAKQVAEYLDLNEKKVYSLANDALLPATKVTGKWLFPKSMLDKWLLESCHNGVLNDRLLIAGSDDPLLQMVVGKMANQLGSTALVGYTSTGTRQGLAMLSKGHVDICAIHWGHAEEAALRHPALLQQYPGHKNWVLIHAFERQQGLVVSHDIAEAVNSRSLNPQELLASRWRWALRQEGAGSMRALEEWLHGHAFNISMLTKADTCNSERELASYIARGLADVGCASQSTAGEFGLGFIPLCREAFDLVIPKNIYFRTLQQQLLQSLSDMEIQAKGDQLGGYNFARSGKQVWSAN